CCGGCGTGCGCAAAACTCCGTCTGGACACACGAACACACGTTCGCTAGTCTGGCTGTGTGTCTTCCGAGCTGTCCGTTAGCCTCTCCGCGAGCCTGATGCCGCTTGACCTCCGCTCAGCTGATGCCATGCTCGCCTTACAAAGCATGCCGCGGATCGGCCCCGCAACGGCGCTCAAGGCAGCAATCCGCTCGGGTTGGTCCGACCCGCCCGTCGACACAGCTCAGCTTGAGCTAGCACGCGAACGAACACGCGAGCTTCTCCACGAGTACGGGCAGGCCGGCATCTCGGTCCTCACCTACTTCGACGACGCCTACCCGCCGCTGCTGCGCCAGATTCCCGACCCGCCGCCCGTTCTCTACGTTCGCGGCGACCTCGGGCCGGTCAGCGACCCGCGCGCAGTCGCGGTCGTCGGCACCCGCGAACCAACTCAGTTCGGCACCAGCGCCGCCCAGCAACTGACCGAAGCGCTCAGCGACGCGGGTTGGGTGATCGTCAGCGGCCTCGCCAAGGGCATAGATGCGCTCGCTCATCAAACCGCAGTCGCGGCCGGCGGCCGCACCGTTGCGATCCTCGGCTGCGGCCTCGACCGCGTCTACCCGCGCGAGAACACCGCGCTCGCAAACGCGATCCTCGCCTCCGGCGGCGCCCTCGTCAGCGAGCTGCCCTTCGGCGCGCCACCGATCGCGCGCAACCTGATCCAGCGCGACCGCCTCCAAAGCGGCATGTCGGGTGCGGTCGTGATCGCGCAGACCGGGACCAAAGGCGGCACTCTGCACAC
The Actinomycetota bacterium DNA segment above includes these coding regions:
- the dprA gene encoding DNA-processing protein DprA, translating into MPRIGPATALKAAIRSGWSDPPVDTAQLELARERTRELLHEYGQAGISVLTYFDDAYPPLLRQIPDPPPVLYVRGDLGPVSDPRAVAVVGTREPTQFGTSAAQQLTEALSDAGWVIVSGLAKGIDALAHQTAVAAGGRTVAILGCGLDRVYPRENTALANAILASGGALVSELPFGAPPIARNLIQRDRLQSGMSGAVVIAQTGTKGGTLHTARFAAEQRRQIFCPEPRNENGKSEGLRVLLERPAADLYELLPAWKTATKLCAQLGPRPLARPVRRDEIGDFLNEVEVAATSATADDQESLVIPGLTA